Proteins co-encoded in one Capnocytophaga ochracea DSM 7271 genomic window:
- a CDS encoding PepSY-like domain-containing protein codes for MKKLVSIITTFLLTVIAVQDLSAKDTPITFEQLPAKAQAFVKQHFKLNDIASVWKDDDFHDQDYKVYFNDGTQIEFYSNGDWEEVKTRTQAVPAKLIPNGIAQYVKKTYPQTDIYKIQKKRYGYEVELANGLDLEFNAKGQFLRIDD; via the coding sequence ATGAAAAAATTAGTATCAATTATCACCACTTTTTTATTGACTGTAATAGCAGTACAAGATTTGTCAGCTAAAGACACTCCTATTACTTTTGAACAATTACCAGCTAAGGCGCAAGCTTTCGTGAAACAACACTTTAAACTAAATGATATCGCATCGGTATGGAAAGACGACGATTTCCACGACCAAGATTACAAAGTGTATTTTAACGATGGCACTCAAATTGAATTCTATAGCAATGGAGACTGGGAAGAAGTGAAAACTCGCACTCAAGCTGTACCTGCAAAACTTATTCCTAATGGTATCGCTCAGTACGTAAAGAAAACCTACCCTCAAACGGATATCTACAAAATCCAAAAGAAACGCTATGGCTATGAGGTAGAACTCGCTAACGGACTCGATTTGGAATTCAATGCTAAAGGACAATTTTTAAGAATAGACGACTAA
- the tpx gene encoding thiol peroxidase, with amino-acid sequence MANITFHEQPAHTVGELPKVGTIAPNFSAVRNDLAEVTLKDFQGKKVVLNIFPSVDTGVCAASVRKFHVEASKLSNVAILCVSKDLPFALTRFCAAEGIDNLTMLSDFRGDFAKHYPIVFTDTPLKGLLSRCVIVLDEQGKVVYTEQVAETTHEPNYVKALEALK; translated from the coding sequence ATGGCAAATATTACGTTTCACGAACAACCAGCTCATACTGTTGGAGAACTTCCCAAAGTGGGTACTATAGCTCCTAATTTTTCAGCTGTAAGGAATGATTTAGCTGAAGTAACACTCAAAGACTTTCAAGGGAAGAAAGTTGTACTAAATATTTTTCCGAGTGTAGATACGGGGGTATGTGCAGCTTCTGTACGCAAATTTCACGTGGAAGCTTCTAAACTCAGTAATGTAGCTATCCTTTGTGTATCTAAAGACCTTCCTTTTGCACTTACTCGCTTTTGCGCTGCTGAAGGAATAGACAATCTCACTATGCTTTCAGACTTTAGAGGTGATTTTGCAAAGCATTACCCTATTGTCTTTACTGATACTCCCTTAAAAGGGTTATTATCACGTTGTGTAATAGTTTTAGATGAGCAAGGGAAAGTGGTTTATACAGAACAAGTAGCTGAAACCACACACGAACCTAACTACGTTAAAGCGTTAGAGGCTTTGAAATAG
- a CDS encoding ABC transporter ATP-binding protein, with the protein MIQATNIHKTYKDLEVLKGVSVNVSKGEIVSIVGASGAGKTTLLHILGTLDSPDANKPSSLVINGTDILSLSSKALAKFRNEHIGFIFQFHQLLPEFTALENICIPALIKGVGRKEAEKRAMELLDFLHLTSRADHKPNALSGGEQQRVSVARALMNHPSVVFADEPSGNLDSESAEKLHQLFFQLRNEFQQTFVIVTHNEELATMADRKLVMVDGRIIIPNSFQN; encoded by the coding sequence ATGATTCAAGCTACCAATATTCATAAAACTTATAAAGATTTAGAAGTGCTCAAAGGCGTATCGGTGAACGTTTCCAAAGGCGAAATTGTATCGATAGTAGGAGCTTCAGGAGCAGGAAAAACTACCCTGTTACACATCTTAGGTACTTTGGACAGTCCAGATGCCAATAAACCATCGTCGTTGGTGATTAATGGTACGGATATATTGTCGTTATCCTCCAAAGCCTTAGCAAAATTCCGCAATGAACACATAGGCTTTATCTTTCAATTTCACCAGTTGTTGCCCGAGTTCACTGCTTTGGAGAATATCTGTATTCCTGCACTCATCAAAGGGGTAGGCAGGAAGGAAGCCGAAAAACGTGCAATGGAGCTCTTAGACTTTTTGCACCTCACCTCGCGTGCTGACCATAAGCCCAATGCCCTTTCAGGAGGCGAACAACAACGAGTATCAGTAGCACGCGCCTTGATGAACCACCCTTCGGTAGTATTCGCTGATGAACCCAGTGGCAACCTCGATTCCGAAAGTGCTGAAAAACTACACCAACTCTTTTTCCAACTGCGCAATGAGTTCCAGCAGACATTTGTAATCGTTACCCATAATGAAGAATTGGCTACTATGGCAGATAGAAAGCTGGTGATGGTAGACGGAAGGATAATTATTCCCAATTCTTTCCAAAATTAG
- a CDS encoding PepSY-like domain-containing protein: MNTLKTLSTVVFSLLAFGVTTAQDEGLVPISTLPASAQSFIKQHFSANSIVSVWQDTEKGKVEDYTVLFADGTEIEFRADGNWKEVKSRNGQVSPKIVPTKITKYVHKNYPNVIVKEIKKERTKYEVDLSNGVELIFNLNGKFLKIDD, from the coding sequence ATGAATACACTCAAAACATTATCAACAGTAGTCTTCTCTTTACTTGCTTTTGGAGTGACTACCGCTCAAGACGAAGGTCTTGTACCTATAAGTACTTTGCCTGCTAGTGCACAAAGTTTTATTAAGCAACATTTTTCTGCTAATAGCATCGTTTCGGTATGGCAAGATACCGAGAAAGGCAAAGTAGAGGACTACACCGTGCTCTTTGCTGATGGCACAGAAATAGAGTTTCGTGCTGATGGCAATTGGAAAGAAGTGAAATCACGCAACGGACAAGTTTCGCCCAAGATTGTTCCTACAAAAATTACTAAGTATGTGCACAAAAACTACCCTAATGTAATCGTTAAAGAAATTAAAAAAGAACGTACTAAATACGAAGTAGACCTTTCTAACGGGGTAGAACTCATTTTTAACTTAAATGGTAAATTCTTAAAAATAGACGACTAA
- a CDS encoding PepSY-like domain-containing protein, producing MKHFLLLIAATLTFSAASAQDKKVTFNDLPADAINFVREHFLVDHIASVWKDTDYKDEEYTVIFRDGLEIEFNGDGDWKELKARHGKVPDHVVPEKILAHVRATFPFESIKEVSRNLSKKKYEAELTDDQELKFDDKFNFIGVK from the coding sequence ATGAAACATTTTTTATTACTCATTGCTGCTACACTTACCTTCAGCGCAGCCTCAGCACAAGACAAAAAAGTAACTTTTAACGACCTCCCTGCTGATGCTATCAACTTTGTACGCGAGCATTTCTTAGTAGACCACATCGCTTCGGTATGGAAAGACACCGATTACAAGGACGAAGAGTATACCGTCATCTTTCGCGATGGACTTGAAATAGAGTTTAACGGCGATGGCGATTGGAAAGAGCTTAAAGCTCGTCACGGCAAAGTGCCCGATCACGTAGTACCCGAAAAAATATTAGCACACGTACGTGCCACTTTCCCTTTTGAATCTATCAAAGAAGTATCGCGCAACCTTAGTAAAAAGAAATATGAAGCAGAACTTACCGACGATCAAGAACTTAAATTTGACGATAAGTTCAACTTTATTGGGGTAAAATAA
- a CDS encoding Smr/MutS family protein, with protein MNIGDYIEVLDDTIKGHIVRLTPQQVTVITTEGFELTYRPEEIIVIEEEAPLKGAFTNIDEESLRKDVVSKRKNKSPLTKKERNIPPMEVDLHIEQLVNSTRNMTNYDMLTLQLETARRQLEFAIAQRIQRVVFIHGVGEGVLRTELEFLLGRYSNVTFYDAEYAKYGIGATEVYIYQNAK; from the coding sequence GATTACATAGAAGTATTAGACGATACCATAAAAGGACACATCGTGCGCCTTACGCCTCAGCAGGTAACAGTAATTACTACTGAGGGGTTTGAATTAACTTACCGCCCTGAGGAAATAATAGTTATTGAAGAGGAAGCGCCTTTAAAAGGTGCTTTTACGAATATAGATGAAGAGAGTTTGCGCAAAGATGTGGTGAGCAAGCGCAAGAACAAATCGCCACTCACTAAAAAAGAGCGTAATATCCCTCCAATGGAAGTAGATTTGCACATTGAGCAACTGGTCAATTCTACTAGGAATATGACCAACTACGATATGCTTACTCTACAACTCGAAACCGCTCGCCGGCAGTTAGAGTTTGCCATTGCACAGCGTATCCAGCGGGTAGTGTTTATTCACGGAGTAGGCGAAGGCGTGTTGCGCACCGAATTAGAATTCCTGTTGGGGCGTTATTCTAACGTTACTTTCTACGATGCCGAATATGCCAAATACGGCATAGGTGCTACCGAAGTATATATCTATCAAAATGCCAAATAA
- a CDS encoding BaiN/RdsA family NAD(P)/FAD-dependent oxidoreductase has protein sequence MYDLLIIGGGAAGFFTAINTAEKHPNFKIAILEKSKEVLHKVRISGGGRCNLTNATFTPQELVKNYPRGSKELLSPFLRFMCGDTMDWFEAHGVPLKTEADGRVFPISNTSESIVNCFLNEIKKHHIELFAEQNVQAFSPTPEGWQVGTPKQTYITRNVVITTGSNPKIWQLLANLGHTIIPPVPSLFTFHTSTQWTKELSGIAVNASVRLLSKEGKSLKITETAPLLFTHTGFSGPAVLRASAWGARVLAECNYQCLMEVNFTANLTEALSYDETLSVLQEFKQHNGRKAIQSFSLFELPKRLWSALLENAGIAPEQVWAELNKPQLRRLAEALTQYRFPIEGKATFKEEFVTAGGVKLSEINFKTYESKLYPQLYLAGEVLDIDAITGGFNFQNAWTGGYIIAESIQ, from the coding sequence ATGTACGACCTTCTTATTATCGGTGGAGGAGCTGCTGGCTTCTTCACCGCTATTAATACTGCTGAAAAACACCCTAACTTTAAGATTGCTATCCTCGAAAAAAGCAAAGAAGTACTCCATAAAGTGCGCATTTCAGGCGGAGGGCGTTGTAACCTCACCAACGCTACTTTTACTCCCCAAGAACTCGTAAAGAACTATCCTCGTGGCAGTAAGGAACTCCTCAGTCCCTTCCTCCGTTTTATGTGTGGTGATACAATGGACTGGTTTGAAGCTCACGGTGTCCCTCTCAAAACTGAAGCTGATGGTCGTGTATTTCCTATTTCTAATACTTCGGAGAGCATTGTAAATTGCTTCCTCAACGAAATAAAAAAACACCATATAGAGCTCTTCGCTGAGCAAAATGTACAAGCCTTCTCTCCTACTCCCGAAGGTTGGCAAGTAGGTACGCCCAAACAGACCTACATTACTCGAAATGTAGTCATTACCACCGGCAGTAATCCTAAAATATGGCAATTGTTAGCTAATTTGGGGCATACTATCATACCACCAGTCCCCTCGTTGTTTACCTTTCATACTTCCACCCAATGGACAAAAGAACTATCGGGTATTGCTGTAAATGCTTCTGTACGTTTGCTTAGCAAAGAAGGAAAATCACTAAAAATAACTGAGACTGCTCCGCTACTCTTCACCCATACGGGTTTTAGCGGACCTGCGGTATTGCGCGCCTCGGCTTGGGGGGCTCGTGTGCTAGCTGAATGTAACTACCAATGCTTAATGGAAGTAAATTTCACCGCTAACCTCACAGAGGCGCTTTCTTATGACGAAACGCTCTCTGTTCTCCAAGAATTTAAACAACACAACGGACGCAAAGCTATACAAAGCTTCTCACTTTTTGAACTCCCCAAACGCTTATGGTCTGCTCTTTTAGAAAATGCAGGTATCGCTCCTGAACAAGTGTGGGCAGAACTCAACAAACCACAATTGCGCCGGCTGGCTGAAGCTCTTACCCAATATCGTTTTCCCATAGAGGGCAAAGCTACCTTCAAAGAAGAATTTGTAACAGCAGGTGGTGTAAAACTCTCTGAAATCAACTTTAAGACTTATGAGAGCAAGCTATACCCTCAGCTCTATTTAGCAGGAGAAGTACTCGATATTGATGCTATTACTGGAGGGTTTAACTTCCAAAATGCGTGGACGGGTGGTTATATCATTGCAGAAAGTATTCAATAA